The Trichocoleus sp. sequence TCTATTTCCTAATCTCTATTTCCTATTTCGCGCTCCCTGCTCCTCAACAAAATCTAAATCAATGCAGCTCTCAAATCCAAATTCTCATTACAAAGGAGCACAACGGGAACCAATTTGTATGATGATACAGATGGTTAACTAGCTACTTATTTCTCTCTGCTCTGATTCGGTGCAGGGAGTTTTTTTACTCTCACGGTTTTTACCTTCAGCAAGATCTTCACCTGCCGATGGCTCAACCACAAGCTCTCAATCTGCTGTCCCCGCAAGCGATTCGCCTCATCGCAACTGATATGGATGGCACACTTACCCGATCGGGCAAATTCACCTCTGCTCTGTTGCAAGCCCTGTTAGATCTCAAGCAAGCTGGAATTCCAGTTGTCATTGTTACCGGACGATCGGCAGGTTGGGTGAGCGGGATTGTCAGCTATTTGCCTGTTGCAGGAGCGATCGCTGAGAATGGCGGTTTGTTTTATGCAGCCAATGATCCTGAACCCAAGTTGCTCGTATCGATCGCAGAGATGGCAATCCATCGGCAGAAGTTGGCTCAACTGTTTTATGAGTTGCAGTCTGAAGTGCCACAGATCCAGGAATCTGCCGACAATTGCTTTCGCATCACCGACTGGACATTTGATGTGCAAGGCTTAAGTGCAGCCCAGCTAGAGCAGTTGAGCGATCGGTGCCATCAGCAAGGCTGGTCATTTACCTACAGCACGGTTCAATGCCACCTTAAATCAATGGGACAGGACAAAGCCCCAGGTCTGGAATGGGTTCTGCAACATCATTTCCCCACACTGAACCCGAGGCAAATCCTCACCGTAGGAGATAGCCCGAATGACGAGAGCTTGTTTGACCCCGATCGATTTCCGCATTCAGTTGGTGTTGCAAATATCCAGCATTACCTCGATCGTCTGGCGCACCAACCCACTTACATCACGCAAGCAGCGGAAGCAGATGGATTTTGTGAGTTAGCTTGTTTCCTGTTGGAGAACGCTTGAGAAGCTTGAAGGATACTGCAATTTGCCCCTCCGGTGTGAACATCACGTCATGTTCTATCCCGAATGCCCAACAAAATTTAGCGCAGTGGATACCAGACCCAGGAAAGTCATGAAGCCGACAGCATCGAGCGTGGTAGTCAGGAGGGGACCACTGATCAAAGCGGGATCGAGTCCCCGTCGCTTCAGCGCCATTGGCAGCAGCGTGCCTAAACTAGCAGCAACGAAAACGTTAATAATCATGACTAAACCAGCGACGAGCGACACCCATCGCTCAGAAGGAACAGCCCAAATCAGCGAGAGAATCGCTAATGCCAAACCCAGCACTAAAGCAGTCCCTAATCCGGCAAGCAGTTCTTTCCGCAGAATCTTCAAGGTATCTGCATGAGTCACCTCTCCGATCCCCAGCCCTCGTACTGTCACAGAAAGAGCCTGAATCGCAACGTTGCCGCTTGTATTCGACAAAATTGGCATGACAACTGCCAGCACTGGAACCAAAGCGATCACCGATTGGAATGGGGCGATCGCACTCGCTGCTCCCACATAGAGGACAATGTTACCTAACAGCCAGGGCAACCGCTTTTGGATGGTGACGATCGGCGGTGATAAAGCTGCCTCATCTCCCCCACTCACCCCAGCTAGTTTTTGGATGTCTTCAGTTGCTTCTTCTTGTAAGACATCAACCACATCATCGATCGTCACAATCCCAACCAGACGATCTTCTCGATCGACCACGGGCAGCGCCAGCAGGTCATATCGCTGCATCACATGAGCCACTTCTTCCTGAGACATCTCGGTATATGCCTTGATCACGCGATCGCTGACAATATCGCGGATCTGCACGTCCGGGAAGGTAAACAACAGTTGCCGTAAGGAGACGACGCTCACCAATCGCCGCTGATCATCTGTGACGTAGGCGTAGTAAATGGTTTCTTTGTCTTCATCACTGCTGCGAATCTTATCGAGCGCTTCGCCCACCGTCAGCCCCTCGCGCAGCTTCACATATTCGGTGGTCATAATCCGTCCGGCTGTGCCTTCGGGATAGCCCAAAATTGTCGCTGTTGCCTGTCTTTCTTCGTGGCTTAGTTGCTGCAACAGCAGCCGCACAATCCGGGCAGGCAATTCATCAAATAGCTCAGCGCGATCGTCCGGGCGCATGGTGTTAACCAACTGGCGCACATCGGCTGCATGAAGTGACTCAATCAATGTCTCCTGAATGTCGCTGGGCAGATACTCAAAGACATCCGTTGCTTTATCTTTTTGCAGCAGACGAAAAGCGATTGCTCGCTGCTCGGTGGGAAGCTCAGCAATATATTCCCCCACATCGACCGCCTGAAGCTGATTTAACTCCGACTTCAGACGATTCAGATCTGACAGCCGATCGCCAGCAGCAAATTCTAACAGGGCAAGTTTGCGTTCCTGAGTGAGCATGAAGAACCTCCTGTGAATCCCCCCCGCGCTGAGAGAGACACAAGACTCACCAGGCTAGAGGGCTATGTACTGTGAGGAAATGGACTTCGGTCCATGAGGGTAAAAGAATTCAACATCAACGCCAGCAAAAAGCCCGGACATTGCTATCGGACATCATAACCTCGTTCTGGTGCAATTAGGAAAGATTTGCAGAAGTTTCAGAGTTTCGAGGTATGTACTTAGAAGGAGCAAGCATAGCTGGTCAGGAATGAGGTGATGCAGGGGGAGAAGGTTGTTTAGAATAGAGCTTTTGACAGCAAGATAAGAGAGCTGAACCTATGCCAAAGTGGAAATTAACCACTGAATTTACATTTGACGCTGCTCACTTCATCCGTGATTATGACGGTCCCTGTGGGCGACTGCATGGACATACGTATCATGTCCGGGTAGAAGCAACAGCTCACCAGCTTCACGGGTCAGAATATTGTCCACA is a genomic window containing:
- the mgtE gene encoding magnesium transporter translates to MLTQERKLALLEFAAGDRLSDLNRLKSELNQLQAVDVGEYIAELPTEQRAIAFRLLQKDKATDVFEYLPSDIQETLIESLHAADVRQLVNTMRPDDRAELFDELPARIVRLLLQQLSHEERQATATILGYPEGTAGRIMTTEYVKLREGLTVGEALDKIRSSDEDKETIYYAYVTDDQRRLVSVVSLRQLLFTFPDVQIRDIVSDRVIKAYTEMSQEEVAHVMQRYDLLALPVVDREDRLVGIVTIDDVVDVLQEEATEDIQKLAGVSGGDEAALSPPIVTIQKRLPWLLGNIVLYVGAASAIAPFQSVIALVPVLAVVMPILSNTSGNVAIQALSVTVRGLGIGEVTHADTLKILRKELLAGLGTALVLGLALAILSLIWAVPSERWVSLVAGLVMIINVFVAASLGTLLPMALKRRGLDPALISGPLLTTTLDAVGFMTFLGLVSTALNFVGHSG
- a CDS encoding HAD family hydrolase, whose amino-acid sequence is MAQPQALNLLSPQAIRLIATDMDGTLTRSGKFTSALLQALLDLKQAGIPVVIVTGRSAGWVSGIVSYLPVAGAIAENGGLFYAANDPEPKLLVSIAEMAIHRQKLAQLFYELQSEVPQIQESADNCFRITDWTFDVQGLSAAQLEQLSDRCHQQGWSFTYSTVQCHLKSMGQDKAPGLEWVLQHHFPTLNPRQILTVGDSPNDESLFDPDRFPHSVGVANIQHYLDRLAHQPTYITQAAEADGFCELACFLLENA